GTCGGAGCGGGCGGCATCGGCGCGGGATGGCGTCCAGTGCGCTGGGCTATGGCCTCACCCTCTGCGCCGGCCACCTCGGCGGCACGTTGGTGTTCGCATCCGGCACCGGGATTGACCGCTCCGGCGCCCGGCTGAGTGGGGACCAATGGACGCCGGTGTTGTCGGCCGCCGCGTTGGACGGCCAGCCACAGCGAGTCGAGGTGGCCGGAGTCGGCGTGGTGCTTTATCGCAACGAAGGGCGGGTCCTGGCCGTCGGCGAGCGCTGCCCCCATCTGGGCGCGCCGATGACCGACGGCTGGATCGACCGCGATCGAATCGTTTGCCCTTGGCACGGTTCCAGGTTCGCGTGCGAATCGGGAGAAGTGTTGCGCGGACCGGCAACAGCGTCGCTACCCCGTTATCCGGTGCGGATCCGCGACGGGCTCGTCGAGGTGCGCGGAGTCGGGCAATGAATGCCTACGACGTCCTGTTCGAGCACCACCGAGTTTTACACGGACTCTGTGAGAAGATCACCGCGATACCGCCCGAGGCCGACGAGCGCCAAGCCGCCCTCGATGAGCTGTTGGTCGAGCTGGACATCCACATGCGCATCGAAGACGACCTGTTCTATCCGGCGGTAGCGGCGGCGAGCACACTTGTCGCCATCGCCCACGCGGAGCACCGCCAAGTGTGGGATCAGCTGGCGGTGCTGCTGCGGACGGCGCCGAGCGCACCGGGCTACGAAGACGAATGGCGCTCATTTGTCAGGGTCCTCGAGGCCCACGCCAGCGAGGAGGAACGCGACTTGTGTCCCGCCCCAATAGATTTGAATGAGGACTTACTCGACAGCCTGGGGAATCGAATGGTGGAGCGCATCGCCCGGCTACGGCAGTCGACGCTCAACAGGCTGCGCGTCCGCGGGCGCGCGGCCCTGCTCAGTTCGCTGTGAGGCGCGAGGATCCCGGCGCTGCGGCGGGTCATGCTCGTTTTGAAATCAGCGAATTGGGTAGGCACCGCCCATGAACAAGGGCGCATCCCTCGCGGTCGCGGCGCTCGCCGCGACCATCGCACCGCTGGCCGCCTGCGCGAACCAGCAGAGCAGCCAACCCAATACGTCACCGCTGACCAGTCCGGCGCCGGGCACGGAAAGGCTGACGACCCAGCTGAAGACCTCCGACGGGAGTCCGGTCGCCAACGCGACCTTCGAGTTCGCGAACGGCTACGCGACGGTGACCGTGGAGGCCGGGCCCAACCAGGTGCTGAGCCCCGGGTTCCACGGGCTGCAGATCCATTCGGTCGGCAAGTGCGAGGGCGACTTCGACTCCGCGGGAAGCGTCTACCAGGCCGCCGACCACACCGGCTATCCCGCCAGCGGCGACCTGACCGCACTGCAGGTGCGCTCCGACGGCTCGGCGAAGCTGGTCACCACCAGCAATTCGTTCACCGCCGCCGACCTGAGAAACAGCTCCGGCAGCTCGTTGATCCTGCACCAGAGCGCCGACAATTTGGGCGCCGGGCCCACCGCCGAGCCGAGCAAGCGCATCGCCTGCGGTGTGATCGCCGCGGCGTCGGCGACGACGACCTCGTCGACTACCAGCGTGACAACGAGCACCACGACCGTCGCCGTGCCACCGCCGTCGACGAGCACCAGCACCAGCACGATCACGGTCACCAGCACCCCGGCCGTCACGTCCACGCCGACGACGACCGTAACGACCCCGCCCAGCCTGCCGCCGGGGAGCCGCTGACGCGTTAGGCCGGATACGTTCGATCGCCTACTCGGCAGAAGAAGTGAATCGGGTGAGCAGATCCGTCAGTCGTTCGGCCTCCCCCGGACCCAAGACGGACACCAAATCCTGGGCCAACGGCTTGGCGGCCGCGTGAGCGGCATCGAACACCTCAAGCCCCTTGGCGGTGATCTCCACTGCCCGTACCCGCCGATCACCTGGAACGGGCTTACGGACGGCGAGCTTCTTACGTTCGAGGTCGTCGACGATCCGCATGATTCCCGCCTTGTCCGATCCCGTCGCATCGACCAGGTCCCGTTGCTCGGTGGGCCCGCGGTTGACGAGGACGATCAGCACGGCGAAATGCCTTAACTCGATGCCGAGCGGCCGGAGGGCCTCCGACATCACCGCGGCCGCGTGCCAGTGCGCCCGGCGCAGCAACAAACCGAGTGCGAAAGGCGACCGATCACCAGGTCGATCGGTGGCACGCGCGTCGGGCGCATGCCCGCGAGATACCTTGCGGCTCATGATGCTTGGGTTGTTTCGTTTCGATCCAGCGCCGACATTCGCGCGGCCGATGGGTCGGCCTTCCAGGGCTCGGGTGAATCGTCGTCCACGAAGGTGACCGTTTCATCGAGCGGTGCCCTGCCGGTACGGACGTAACTGACCGTCGGGTCCTCGTAGCCAATCGACATGCCACAGAAGAGTACTAACCGGTCCGGGGGGCTCACGATGTCTGCAACGGTCTCGCGAACCTCCGACCACGCCATCTGCGGACAGCTGTGTAGGCCCTCGGCGCGGAGTAGCAACATGACGGTTTGCAGATACATGCCGAGGTCCGCCCATTGGGCCGGGCCCATGTCGCGGTCGATGTAGCAGAACATGGCTGCGGGCGCACCGAAGCACTCCCAGTTGGCGATGGCCGCCCGATGGCGGGCTTCCCAGTCATCCCGCGCGATGCCCAGTGCGCTGTAGCGCTCCTTGCCGAACGTCGACCGCCGCTCGCGATACGGGGACTGCAGCGCCTGCGGGTACATTTCGTACTCCCGCTCATCCCACGGCGCGCCGGCGGCCACCCGTGCAACGGAGCGCTTTTTCAGCTCTGCCAACGGCGCACCGGTGAGCACGTAGATGTTCCACGGCTGAATGTTCGACGCCGAGGGCGACCGCGCTGCCGCGGACAGCACACGCTCTAGCACCCCTTTCGGAACCGGCCTGTTGGTGAACCCGCGCACCGCCCGTCGGCTTGTGACTGCCTCGTATACGTCCATGGCCTCCGCCTCTCATCCGATCATCTCGTATCATACAAAACTGTATCGTTCGATACTATTCCCTCGGCGACCGCCCTCGCGTTTGAGCCCGCGTGCACCCAGCAGCCGCTGACGCCCCAGACAGAAGAAAAAGCACCGCGCGCCCTGCACCGGGGAATTACTGTTCTGAGATGCAGACCGCGCTGTTCACCCTGGGCCTGGTCCTGTTCCTGCTCGGCCTGCTCACCGGGCTGGCCGTGCCCGCGCTGAAGAACGCGCGAATGGGGTTGTCGAGCCACCTCGAGGGGGTGCTCAACGGCATGTTCCTGGTGTTGCTCGGTTTGCTGTGGCCACACCTGCACCTGTCCCACGCGTGGGGAATCGCGGCGGTCGCGCTCGTCACGTATGCCGGCTACGCCAACTGGTTGACCGTGCTGCTCGCGGCGGCGTGGGGCGCCGGGCGCCGCTTCGCGCCCATCGCGGCGGGCGACCACCAGGCCTCGGCGGCGAAGGAAGGCTTTGTCAGCTTCGGGTTGGCGTCGCTGTCGGTGGCGATCGTGGTGGGCGTGGTCATCGTCATCGTCGGGGTCCTCGTCGGGCAATGACCGTGGCGCTACCGATTTCGTGCTACCCGATGGCATGTGCGGGTGCTTAGGTCGGGTTTGTGAGTTCCCTCGGTATTTTCTTTCGCGACACGGTCGCGGCTCGGATAGCGGTGGCGGCCGTACTCGGGATTGGCGTCGCTCTCGTAATCGGCAACACGGTCGGCTGGCGGTTCGCCCTGGCGGGCTGGGTCATCACCGCCGCTGTCTACGTGGTGTGGACGCGGCTCCTGCTCGGTGGAATGGACGCCGACCAAACCCGCGAGTATGCGACCAGGGAGGACCCCACCCGATGGGCCTCCGATGCGGTCATCGTGTCGGCAAGCGTCGCGAGCCTGGGCGGGGTCGGCTACGTGGTGGCCGCCGCGTCGCGGTCGGGCCCCGGCGCCCTCGAGGCCGCCGTCGTCGGCATCCTGACCGTCGCGGCATCCTGGTTCGCCGTGCATACGCTGTTCACCGTGCACTACGCGCGGCTCTATTACTCCGGTGAGCCGGGCGGAATCGACTTCCACGACCCGGAGCGACCGCGCTTCCGTGACTTCGCGTACGTGGCCTTCACCGTCGGCATGACCTATCAGGTGTCAGACACCGAGATCGGATTGACATCCATCAGGGCGACGGTGCTGCGCCACGCGCTGCTGTCCTACCTGCTCGGCGCGGTCGTCCTGGCGGTCACCATCAACCTGATCGCGGGATTGGGTTCTAAGTTCTGAAGCGGGCCGGGATGGGCTATACGACGCCGACCGTGGGGCCTATGCACGAAAAGCGTTGGGATTTCGTACCTTAGCCCCACGGTCGGGCATTAGAGGGAACTCAGTGGTGGTGATGACCGTGGCCGTGGCCGTGGTCATCGGATTCCTCGGCCGGCTTGTCGACGACCGCCGTCTCGGTGGTCAGCACCATCCGTGCCACCGACGCCGCGTTGAGCACCGCCGAGCGGGTGACCTTGACCGGGTCGATGACGCCGTCGGCGATCAAGTCACCGTAGGTGAGCTTGTCCGCGTTGAGCCCGTGCCCGTTGGGCAGCTCGGTCACCTTGTGCACCGCGACCGCGCCGTCGAGCCCGGCGTTGGTGGCGATCCAGTACAGCGGGGCCGCCAGCGCCTCGGAGAAGACGTCGACGCCGAGCGCCTGGTCGCCGGACAGCGAACCGCGCAGCTCCTGCAGCGCCGCGCGGGTCTGCAGCAGGGCCGAGCCGCCGCCCGCCACGATGCCTTCCTCGACGGCCGCCTTGGCGGCCGCGACGGCATCCTCGACGCTTTCCTTGCGCTCCTTGAGCGCGGTCTCGGTGGCGGCACCCACCTGGATCACCGCGACGCCGCCGGCGAGCTTGGCCAGCCGCTCCTGCAGCTTTTCGCGGTCCCAGTCGGAGTCGCTGGACTCGATCTCGGCGCGCAGCTGCTTGATGCGGTTGGCCACCGCGTCGTTGGCGCCGCCGCCGTCGACGATGACGGTGTCGTCCTTGCTGACCACCACGCGCCGGGCCGAGCCCAGCACGTCCGTGCCGACCTCGCGCAGCAGCAGGCCGGCGTCGGGGTTGATCACCTGGCCGCCCGTCACGACCGCCAGATCCTCGAGGAACGCCTTGCGGCGGTCGCCGAAGAACGGCGCTTTGACCGCGACGGCCTTGAGCGTCTTGCGGATGGAGTTCACGACCAGGGTTGCGAGCGGCTCGCCTTCGATGTCCTCGGCGATGATCAGCAGCGGCTTGCCCGATTCGGCGACCTTTTCCAGCATGGGCAGCAGGTCGGGCAGCGAGCTGATCTTGTCCTGGTGCAACAGGATCACCGGATCGTCCAGGACGGCCTGCTGGGCATCGAAGTCGGTCACGAAATACGCCGACAGGAAGCCCTTGTCGAAGCCGACGCCTTCGGTGAACTCGAGCTCGGTGCTCAGCGTGGAGGATTCCTCGACGCTGACCACGCCGTCGGTGCCGACCTTGGTCATCGCCTCGCCGACGAGCTCACCGAGGAGCTGGTCGCGCGACGACACGGTCGCCACCTGGGCGATCGCGTCCTTGCCGGAGACCGGGGTGGCCGACGCCAGCAGCGCCTCGGACACCGCGTCGGCGGCCTTGGAGATTCCCGCACCGAGTTCGATGGGGTTGGCGCCGGCCGCGACCAGGCGCAGGCCGCCCTTGACCAACGCCTGGGCCAGCACGGTGGCCGTGGTGGTGCCGTCGCCGGCGACGTCGTTGGTCTTGGTCGCCACCGACTTCACCAGCTGGGCGCCCAGGTTCTCGAACGGGTCTTCCAGGTCGATCTCACGCGCGACGGTGACACCGTCGTTGGTGACCGCCGGCCCGCCGAATGCCTTGGCCAGCACCACATGCCGGCCGCGGGGGCCCAGCGTCACCCGTACCGCGTCGGCGAGCGTGTTCACGCCCGCCTCGATGGCGCGGCGCGCCGTTTCGTCGTACTGAATAATCTTGCTCATCAGGCTCCTTGTTTGAATGGCGGCGACCCGCTTCGCCCGGCTTCGCCGCGCTTGCGATCGCCACTAGCCCCAAACGCATGCCGCCCCGGAAATCACCCGCGCGGACGCGGGGATCGCCGGGGCGGGACACGGTTCTTACTTGGAGACGACAGCCAGCACGTCGCGTGCCGACAGGATCAGGTACTCCTCGCCGTTGTACTTGATCTCGGTGCCGCCGTACTTGCTGTAGATGACGGTGTCGCCTTCCGAGACGTCCAGCGGGATGCGCTTCTCGCCGTCTTCGTCCCACCGGCCGGGGCCGACTGCGACGACGGTGCCTTCCTGCGGCTTCTCCTTGGCGGTGTCGGGAATGACCAGACCGGACGCGGTCGTGGTCTCGGCCTCGTTGGCCTGCACGAGAATCTTGTCCTCGAGTGGCTTGATGTTCACCTTCGCCACGATTGGAGCCCTCCAGTGTTTGGGTCGGGTCCGGGACGAGCCCGGACCGGAGTTGGTGGCCGGTCCGGGGCGCGCCCGGAACCTGCCGAATTATCAGGTGTTCGGCATTCGTCCATGCCCGAGCGCCGTCGTCGCGGGTGCCGACACAGGGCGTGGCCGATTGCCACCTAGCACTCTATACACGGGAGTGCTAGCACTCAAGGGCACCCTGCTGCTCCCCGCATGTTCGCCCTCAGCGATCAGCTGACCTGCGCCTTCATCACCGGTAGGCCCGGGTCGCTGGGGGCGTCCAGCGGGGATTGCGGCGCCCCGGCCGCCACCAGATGCGCGGCGAACGAGGCGATCATCGCCCCGTTGTCGGTGCACAGCCGCGGCCGGGGGATGCGCAGCGTCAGCCCGGCCGCCGCGCAGCGCTGCTCCGCCAGCTCCCGCAGCCGCGAATTCGCGGCCACTCCCCCCGCGATCAGCAGTGTCGAGACGCCGAGGTCCGTCGCGGCGCGCACGGCCTTGCGGGTCAGCACGTCGGCCACGGCCTCCTGGAAGCCGGCCGCGACATCGGCGTTCACCGCGTCGGGGTGGCTTTCCAGGTGCCGGGCCACCGCCGTCTTGAGGCCCGAGAAGCTGAACGCGTAGGGGTCGTCGCGCGGCCCGGTCATGCCGCGCGGGAAGGCGATCGCGTCGCGGTCACCGGTGCGGGCCAACTCGTCGAGCACCCTGCCGCCCGGGTAACCCAGCCCCAGCAGGCGCGCCACCTTGTCGTACGCCTCGCCGGCCGCGTCGTCGACGGTGCTGCCCAGCTCGACGATCGGCTCGCCGAGCGAACGCACGTGCAGCAGGTGGGTGTGGCCGCCCGAGACCAGCAGCGCCACGCATTCGGGCAGCGGCCCGTGCTCGTAGACGTCGGCGGCCAGGTGCCCCCCCAGATGGTTCACCGCGTAGAACGGCACCCCCCACGCGGCCGAATATGCTTTGGCCGCAGCGACTCCCACCAACAGGGCGCCGGCTAGCCCGGGCCCGATAGTGGCCGCGACGACGTCGGGCTTGTCCACCCCGGCGGTCGACAGCGCGCGCCGCATGGCGGGCCCCAGCGCCTCGAGGTGCGCGCGAGAGGCGATCTCGGGCACCACGCCGCCGAACCGCACGTGTTCGTCGACGCTGGAGGCCACCTCGTCGGCCAGCAGGGTGACGGTGCCGTTCGCGTCCAGCCGCGCGATGCCGACTCCCGTTTCGTCACAGGAGGTTTCGATGGCCAAGATCACGGTCATGAAAGCGCCTCCCGCCGCATGGTGTACGCGTCGGCGCCGCTGACGCGGTAGTAGCGCCGGCGCAGGCCGATCTGCTCGAACCCGACGCTGGTATACAGCCCGATGGCCGCCTCGTTGTCGGTGCGCACTTCCAGGTATACGACACCGCCGTCGGCGAATGTCAGCAGTTCGTCGAGCAACCGGCGACCGATGCCCTGCCCCTGATAGGCGGGGTCCACGCCGATGGTGTGGACCTCGTGCTCGTAGGGCGGTGTGCGGCCCAATCGCGAGATACCGGCGTAGCCGACGAGCGTTTCGCCGACGCGCGCACCCACGTAATGGTTGTGGGGACTGGCCAATTCGCGATTGAACGCCGCCGCCGGCCACGGGTCGTCACCGCCGAAGAGCTGCGCCTCCAGCGCGGCGCAGCGCTGCGCGTCGGCCGACGTCAACGCGCCGAGGGTCACGGGCTCGGCGATCATTGCCGCGCCGCCAGGGGTTTGGCGTCGGGCCGACGCAGGTACAGCGCCACCAGCGGTGCCGGATCAGCGGACCAATCCCTTACCGCGGCAACGAGTCCGGCCGGCGTGGGGTGCACGGGCTCGCACACCGGCAGGCCGAACATCGCGGCGTGTTCGGGTGAGCCGGCCACCGCCCGCACGCCGCCGGGGTCGACGGCGGCGGGGGCATCAACTCCCGGTCCGCCGGTCCGAATGCCGTCGCGGTAGCGGGCCCAGTAGACCTCGCGGCGGCGGGCGTCGGTGACCACGAGCGCGTCCCCGGTGGTTTGCACGCCGATGGCGTCCAGGCTGCACACGCCGTACACCGGGATGCCCAGCGCGTGCCCGTAGGCGGCGGCGGTGGCCATCCCGGCGCGCAGCCCGGTGAACGGCCCTGGGCCGCAGCCCACCACGACGGCGTCGAGGTCGGCCATCGTCAGGCCCGCATCCGCCAGGGCGGCAACCACATTCGGGGTGAGGCGTTCGGCGTGGGCGCGGGCGTCGACGGTGACCCGCTGCGCCAGCACGCACAGGTCCTCGCGCCGCACGACGCCGGCCGTCACCGCCGGGGTGGAGGTGTCGAGGGTCAGCACGAGGGTGCTCATGAAGCGGCCCCGCTGTCGGCCCACCGCCAGGTCGCGATCCGCACGTCGGACCCGCTGAGGCGCTCCAGCTTGATGTCGAGATGCCGTTCCGCGAGGCGCTCGACCAGGCCCTCACCCCATTCCACCACGACGACGGCGTCGTCGAGATCGCTGTCCAAGTCCAGCGAATCGAGTTCACCGAGCAGGCCGGCGCCCTGATTGTCGGTGTGATCGAGCAACCGGTACATGTCGACGTGAATCATCGTCGGGGCGCCTTCCCGGCGCGGCGCATGCACCCGCGCCAACACGTAGGACGGCGAGGTGACCGGGCCGTCGACGTCCATGGCCGCGGCGATTCCCTTGGCCAGCACGGTCTTTCCCGCACCCAGCGGACCCGAGAGCACCACCACGTCCCCCGCCCGCAGCTGCTCACCGAGCCGGGTTCCCAACGCGATCGTGTCCTCGACCCGCTCACACGTCGCGGTGCCCGCACCACCCTCAACGTGACCCACGGCGCCTCAGCCTTTCTCGAATCCGCCGCAGCCTCAGCGCCGCCTTGGTCGGAGTGGCGCGCCTGACCAGCCGCACCAGCCCACCGTTGATGGCTTCCGGTTTGTCCAGCAGCGCCAGGTGACTCGCCCCGACGACGATCACCAACTCGGACTGCGGGAGGCTGGCGGCCATCTTTCGCGCATATTCGTCCGGGGTGAGCAGGTCGTGGTCCCCGCAGGCGATCAGGGTGGGAATCCGCAGCAGTGTCCACAGGCCGGCGGTTTCGTCGTGCTTTTCCAACGCGTCCAGAAATCCCACCATGGTGGGGATGGGCGTGCTGTTCATCATCCGCTGGGAGAACGCGTCCAGGCTCCGACTGACCTGCAGATCGCTGTAGGAGGCGGCGCGCAGCACCGGGCCGATCAGCGAGCGCGATACGTTGCGGCCGCGATGCATCAGGTTCGGCGCGGACCGTGCGGCGACCCGAACCGCTTCCAGCGCAGGGTTTTTCAGGATCTCGCCCAGCGGTGATCTCGCGACCCCCTCGGCCGCCGAGGAAATCAGCGCGGCGCCCACGATTCGGCGCCCGTACTCTTCGGGGAACTGGCGGGCGTGCGACAGCACCGTCATGCCGCCCATCGAATGACCCACCAGCACGATCATTCCGCGCGGCACCACCACGTTGAGCACGGTTTGCAGGTCCCTGCCCAGCTGGGTCAGCGTGTAGGTCTCGGGCGCGGCCTCGCCGGATCGGCCGTGGCCGCGCTGGTCGTAGAAGACCATGCGCACGTCGGGACCCAACTGGTCGGGCAGCCGGGTCCGCTGGAAGTGAAAAGCCCCCATCTGCAGGCAGAATCCGTGCACGAACACCAGGGTCAACGGCGCGTCGGCGGGACCCGCGTCGCGGACCGCGAGCGGCACCCCGTCGGGCGTGGTCACCACCAGGCCGCGGTCGTCCTCGAGCCGGTTGAAATCCTCATGGGCGTACGGGTCTTCGGCCGTGGCGCGCTGGGTGATCGACCGGCGGGCCGAGGCTCCGATGATGGTGGCGATGGCCGTCAGCCCCGCACCCCCCGCAAGCCAGGCCCTGCCCTTGTGGCGCCGGCGGGTTCCCTCACGGCTCAACGGTTCGCGCCTCGCGGTAGGTCCTGGTGATGCGCCCGCGGGGGCTGGTCACCACTTCGTAGTGGATGGTGCCGAGCAGATCGGCCCAATCCTGGGCGGTAGGCTCGCCGTTTGCGCCGGGCCCGAACAGGATCGCCTCGTCGCCCTCGTCGACATCAGTGGGGCCGGGGCCGAGGTCGACCACGAACTGGTCCATGCAGATCCGGCCGACGCCCGGTCGGCGCCTGCCGTTGATCAACACCTCGAGGCGGTTACCCAGGGAACGGAAGACGCCGTCGGCGTAGCCGACGGGCAGCAACGCGAGCGTCGTGTCGCGCTGCGCGGTCCAGGTGTGCCCGTAGGACACGCTGTCGCCCGCGCGAATCGACTTCACCAGTGCCACCGGGCATTTCACCGTCATGGCCGGGATCAGTCCCATGTCGCCGAGCTCGGGCACCGGGCTCAGTCCGTAGACCGCGATGCCCGGACGCACCATGTCGAAGGCCAGGTCGGGACGTGACATGGTGGCCGACGAGTTCGACAGGTGCGCCGCCTCGTAGGACACCCCCTGATCGCGCGCGACGGCCAGCATGTCGGTAAACCGTTGGGCCTGAAGGTCGTTGACCGGGTTGGCGGGTTGATCGGCGTACACCATGTGGGACATCAGGCCGCGCAGCACGATGGCGTTCTCGGCGACGGCGCGGCGCAGGGCCGTCAGCATCGACGGGTAGTCCGCCGGCGCTACGCCATTGCGATTCAGCCCGGTGTCGACCTTGACGGTGACGGTCGCGGTCCGGCCCGTGCGGCGCACCGCGTCCAGCAGCTCGTCGAGCTGACGCTCCGACGACACGGCGATCTGGATGTCGGCCAGCAGCGCGGGCGCGAAGTCGATGCCGGGCGGGTGCAGCCATGCCAGCACCGGCGCGCTGAGCCCGTCGGCGCGCAGCGCCAGCGCCTCGTCGACGGTGGCGACCCCCAGCTCGGCCGCGCCCGCGGCCAGCGCGGCGCGTGCCGTCTGGGCGGCTCCGTGGCCGTAGCCGTCGGCCTTGACGACTGCCATCACCCGCGCGCCGCCGGCCTGCTCGCACAGCAGCCGCACGTTGTGCGCGATGGCGCCCAGGTCGACCAGGGCCTCGGCGAGGAGGCCCGGGGTCAGGGATATCGGCGCAGCGGCCCGCCCGTTCATGGCCGCCATTGTCCCAGAAGCCGAAAATGCACCGCGAGACTGCAACTAC
The sequence above is drawn from the Mycobacterium marseillense genome and encodes:
- a CDS encoding alpha/beta fold hydrolase, with the protein product MTAIATIIGASARRSITQRATAEDPYAHEDFNRLEDDRGLVVTTPDGVPLAVRDAGPADAPLTLVFVHGFCLQMGAFHFQRTRLPDQLGPDVRMVFYDQRGHGRSGEAAPETYTLTQLGRDLQTVLNVVVPRGMIVLVGHSMGGMTVLSHARQFPEEYGRRIVGAALISSAAEGVARSPLGEILKNPALEAVRVAARSAPNLMHRGRNVSRSLIGPVLRAASYSDLQVSRSLDAFSQRMMNSTPIPTMVGFLDALEKHDETAGLWTLLRIPTLIACGDHDLLTPDEYARKMAASLPQSELVIVVGASHLALLDKPEAINGGLVRLVRRATPTKAALRLRRIRERLRRRGSR
- the alr gene encoding alanine racemase codes for the protein MNGRAAAPISLTPGLLAEALVDLGAIAHNVRLLCEQAGGARVMAVVKADGYGHGAAQTARAALAAGAAELGVATVDEALALRADGLSAPVLAWLHPPGIDFAPALLADIQIAVSSERQLDELLDAVRRTGRTATVTVKVDTGLNRNGVAPADYPSMLTALRRAVAENAIVLRGLMSHMVYADQPANPVNDLQAQRFTDMLAVARDQGVSYEAAHLSNSSATMSRPDLAFDMVRPGIAVYGLSPVPELGDMGLIPAMTVKCPVALVKSIRAGDSVSYGHTWTAQRDTTLALLPVGYADGVFRSLGNRLEVLINGRRRPGVGRICMDQFVVDLGPGPTDVDEGDEAILFGPGANGEPTAQDWADLLGTIHYEVVTSPRGRITRTYREARTVEP